In Mustela nigripes isolate SB6536 chromosome 9, MUSNIG.SB6536, whole genome shotgun sequence, the sequence GTTGCAGTGACCAGGCCGCTCTAGGGACGAGCTGGAAGACCAGGGCTCCCCGCTGCCCTTGCTGTACCACTGGCACAGGGCCAGCTAGCTATATGGCCCCAGGGTTCCCACCCATCCTCTCATTCCCCGGTGTAGGAGGGGCTCACCTCTCCCTGAACCCAAAAGCCACAGGCACACAGAGGCCAGCTGTGTCCAGACCACGCTGGCCCTCCAGAGGTTCAGTGTGCACAGGCCGGGTGGGCAGGAGGCAAGTGCCCAGGGCAGCTGGAGCCCGGGTGCAAGGCAAGGCCTGGGGCTCAGCGGCAGCCTCGCCCCCGCAGCCATGCAGGACAACTACGCGCGGACGTTCGGCAATAGCACCCGCAAGGCCTATCGGAAGGAACTGGAGAGGCGACACCAGACACTATGAAAATGCTTTAATGGCGGCGTCTGGACAGCAATGTGACGTCAAGACAGGAAGGAGAGCAAGTGCACACAGAGAACAGGTTGTGAGTGAATAAAGCGTTCACACCGCTTCCACGCGCTTCACCAGGTAACAGCTCTAGGCcacctcctcctccgcctcctcctcgaACTCGCCCTCCTCCTCGGCCGTGGCGTCCTGGTACTGCTGGTACTCGGACACCAGGTCGTTCATGTTGCTCTCGGCCTCGGTGAACTCCATCTCGTCCATGCCCTCGCCCGTGTACCAGTGCAGGAAGGCCTTGCGCCGGAACATGGCCGTGAACTGCTCCGAGATGCGCTTGAACAGCTCCTGGATGGCCGTGCTGTTGCCGATGAAGGTGGCAGACATCTTGAGCCCCCGGGGCGGGATGTCGCACACGGCGGTCTTCACGTTGTTGGGGATCCACTCCACGAAGTAGCTGCTGTTCTTGTTTTGGACGTTCAGCATCTGCTCGTCCACCTCCTTCATGGACATGCGGCCCCTGAATACTGCGGCCACGGTCAGGTAGCGGCCGTGGCGGGGGTCGCAGGCGGCCATCATATTCTTGGCATCGAACATTTGCTGGGTGAGCTCAGGCACCGTCAGGGCCCGGTACTGCTGGCTGCCGCGGCTGGTGAGCGGCGCGAAGCCCGGCATGAAGAAGTGCAAGCGGGGGAAGGGCACCATGTTCACGGCCAGCTTGCGCAGGTCAGCATTCAGCTGGCCGGGGAAGCGCAGGCAGGTGGTGACCCCGCTCATGGTGGCCGACACCAGGTGGTTGAGGTCCCCGTAGGTGGGTGTGGTCAGTTTGAGGGTGCGGAAGCAGATGTCATACAGGGCCTCGTTATCAATGCAGTAGgtttcatctgtgttttctacAAGTTGGTGGACCGAGAGGGTGGCATTGTAAGGCTCCACCACCGTGTCCGACACCTTGGGCGAGGGCACCACACTGAACGTGTTCATGATCCTGTCCGGGTACTCCTCCCGGATCTTGCTGATGAGGAGGGTACCCATCCCAGACCCAGTCCCCCCACCCAGGGAGTGGGTCAGCTGGAAGCCCTGCAGGCAGTCACAGCTCTCAGCTTCCTTCCTCACAACATCCAACACCGAGTCGACCAGCTCCGCGCCTTCCGTGTAGTGCCCCTTGGCCCAGTTGTTCCCAGCACCGCTCTGACCTGGAAGAGGGCAGCCAGTCACTCTCTGCTGGGCACGCGGCCACCACTGGCCACCCGTGCCAAAAGCCCAAGTAACGTAGCTCGAGGGGAGACACAGAGCTCAGGCTGCGGGCAGACCGAGGGGCCCCCCACGCGGATGAAGCGGTAACCCGCCCCTCTGAAACTTAAGCTAGGGGTCAAGCAAGACGGCCCCCCCAAAAGCAGCCCTGCCAATTCTCAAGGACAGAGGAGCGGCAAGCACAGCTTCCCTCTGCCGCCGCCTCCGTGTCTGCAGCAGCCGACGCGCGCCGGCTGGGCCCCGCTGGGGGACAGCTGGGCCTCCCTCCCAAAGCGGCTTTAGGAGACTGAGCCGCTCCAGGGAGCGGTGGTGTCCAGGGGCGTGAGCTTCTGCCTGGGGAGGGCAGAGTGGATCAGCACCACAGCTCTGCGCTGCTGACGGCGCTGACCTTGGGCACCCCTTGACCTCTGGGTCGCGCGGCTGTCGGGCAGCGCCCAGTCCCCACCCCGAGGCTCACCGAAAACGAAGTTGTCTGGCCTGAAGATTTGCCCGAAGGGTCCCGAGCGCACGGAGTCCATGGTGCCCGGCTCCAGGTCCACGAGCACAGCGCGGGGCACGTACTTGccgcctggggcggggggggaaggggggagcgGACGTCAgcggggccggggccgcggcTGGCAGGAAGGCGCGGGGAAGGGGCGTGGTGGCTCACCGGTGGCCTCGTTGTAGTACACGTTGATCCGCTCCAGCTGCAGGTCGCTGTCGCCATGGTAAGTGCCGGTGGGATCGATGCCGTGCTCGTCGCTGATCACCTCCCAGAACTGCGAGGGACGcgggcgggccgggccggggctgAGTCACGCCGGCGGGGCCCCAGCCGGCCCCGCCCCGGATGGGCgcggccctcccctccccccacgccgccgccgccgccgccgccgcgccgcgGCCAGGGCAGGTCCGTCCCGGGGGCCCGCGCCGCCGCTCCCGCCCCGACCCCGCGCCGGGCCGCAATGCGGGtggccgcccgcccgcccgcccgc encodes:
- the TUBB4B gene encoding tubulin beta-4B chain encodes the protein MREIVHLQAGQCGNQIGAKFWEVISDEHGIDPTGTYHGDSDLQLERINVYYNEATGGKYVPRAVLVDLEPGTMDSVRSGPFGQIFRPDNFVFGQSGAGNNWAKGHYTEGAELVDSVLDVVRKEAESCDCLQGFQLTHSLGGGTGSGMGTLLISKIREEYPDRIMNTFSVVPSPKVSDTVVEPYNATLSVHQLVENTDETYCIDNEALYDICFRTLKLTTPTYGDLNHLVSATMSGVTTCLRFPGQLNADLRKLAVNMVPFPRLHFFMPGFAPLTSRGSQQYRALTVPELTQQMFDAKNMMAACDPRHGRYLTVAAVFRGRMSMKEVDEQMLNVQNKNSSYFVEWIPNNVKTAVCDIPPRGLKMSATFIGNSTAIQELFKRISEQFTAMFRRKAFLHWYTGEGMDEMEFTEAESNMNDLVSEYQQYQDATAEEEGEFEEEAEEEVA